A genomic stretch from Mycobacterium cookii includes:
- a CDS encoding coenzyme F420-0:L-glutamate ligase — translation MPRAEEHGTASPIEILPVTGLPEFRPGDDLGAALATAAPWLRDGDVLVVTSKVLSKCEGRLVPAPEDPDERDALRRKLVDAEAVRTLARKGRTLITENKLGIVQAASGVDGSNIGTDELALLPVDPDASAAALRAALRRSLGVTVGVVITDTMGRAWRNGQTDAAVGAAGLEVLHGYAGAVDRHGNELVVTEVAVADEIAAAADLVKGKLTAIPVAVVRGLPAGVVSDTDATARQLVRPGIDDLFWLGTAEALELGRRQAQLLRRSVRQFGDEPVPPELVEQAVAEALTAPAPHHTRPVRFVWLQNPATRTRLLERMRDKWRSDLSGDGRPADSVERRVARGQILYDAPEVVIPFMVPDGAHSYPDAARTDAEHTMFTVAVGAAVQALLVALAVRGVGSCWIGSTIFAADLVRSELDLPQDWEPLGAIAIGYPEQPVTEPRDPVPVSDLLVRK, via the coding sequence ATGCCACGCGCCGAGGAGCACGGCACCGCGTCGCCGATCGAGATCCTGCCGGTCACCGGACTTCCCGAATTCCGCCCCGGCGACGACCTCGGCGCTGCGCTGGCCACCGCGGCCCCCTGGCTGCGTGACGGCGACGTGCTCGTGGTCACCAGCAAGGTGCTGTCCAAATGCGAAGGCCGCCTGGTGCCAGCACCGGAAGACCCCGACGAGCGGGATGCGTTGCGGCGCAAGCTTGTCGACGCCGAGGCCGTCCGCACGCTGGCCCGCAAAGGTCGCACGCTGATCACCGAGAACAAGCTGGGCATCGTGCAGGCCGCATCCGGAGTGGACGGATCCAACATCGGCACCGACGAATTGGCGCTGCTGCCAGTCGATCCCGACGCCAGCGCGGCGGCGTTGCGGGCCGCGCTACGCAGGAGCCTCGGTGTCACCGTCGGCGTCGTCATCACCGACACGATGGGCCGCGCGTGGCGCAACGGCCAGACCGACGCCGCCGTCGGCGCGGCTGGGCTCGAGGTGCTGCACGGCTACGCGGGCGCGGTCGACCGACACGGCAACGAACTGGTGGTCACCGAGGTCGCCGTTGCCGACGAAATCGCCGCGGCGGCCGATCTGGTCAAGGGCAAACTGACCGCGATACCGGTGGCCGTGGTCCGTGGGCTGCCCGCCGGCGTGGTGTCCGACACCGACGCCACCGCACGTCAACTCGTGCGCCCCGGCATCGACGACCTGTTCTGGCTGGGCACCGCCGAGGCCCTGGAGTTGGGCCGCCGGCAGGCCCAGTTGCTGCGCCGCTCGGTGCGGCAGTTCGGCGACGAACCGGTGCCGCCCGAACTCGTCGAGCAGGCCGTCGCCGAGGCGCTCACCGCGCCCGCACCACACCACACCCGACCGGTGCGGTTCGTCTGGCTGCAGAACCCCGCGACGCGAACCCGCCTGCTCGAGCGGATGCGCGACAAGTGGCGCTCGGACTTGTCCGGTGACGGCCGACCGGCCGACTCGGTCGAACGCCGCGTGGCGCGCGGCCAGATCCTCTACGACGCGCCGGAAGTCGTCATTCCGTTCATGGTTCCCGACGGTGCGCACAGCTATCCCGACGCCGCGCGCACCGACGCCGAGCACACCATGTTCACCGTCGCGGTCGGTGCCGCCGTGCAGGCCCTGCTGGTGGCATTGGCGGTACGCGGTGTCGGCAGCTGTTGGATCGGCTCGACGATCTTTGCCGCCGACCTGGTCCGCTCGGAACTCGACTTGCCCCAGGACTGGGAACCGTTGGGCGCCATCGCCATTGGTTATCCGGAGCAGCCCGTCACCGAGCCACGTGATCCGGTGCCGGTCAGCGATCTGTTGGTACGCAAGTGA
- a CDS encoding NUDIX hydrolase: protein MSVHSTAIELLTDWQAPDRWQDSLRHAVLAFLDARDDACRRECVPGHITASAIVLDHTGSQVLLTLHPRLGRWVQLGGHCEDSDVDILAAALREATEESGVDGLRIAPTLAAVHVHALTCSLGVPTRHLDLQFVAQAPAGAQIQLSDESVDLRWWPIDALPAGSDDALAYLVGRAHTSLE, encoded by the coding sequence GTGAGCGTGCACTCCACCGCGATCGAGTTGCTGACCGACTGGCAGGCACCGGACCGGTGGCAGGATTCGCTGCGACACGCGGTGCTGGCATTCTTGGATGCCCGCGACGACGCCTGCCGTCGCGAATGCGTACCGGGACACATCACCGCATCGGCGATCGTGCTCGACCACACCGGCAGCCAGGTGCTGCTGACGCTGCATCCGCGGCTGGGTCGCTGGGTGCAATTGGGTGGGCACTGCGAGGATTCCGACGTCGACATCCTGGCGGCGGCGCTACGGGAGGCCACCGAGGAGTCCGGCGTCGACGGCCTGCGGATCGCGCCCACCCTGGCCGCGGTCCACGTGCACGCGCTGACCTGCTCGCTGGGCGTGCCGACCCGTCATCTCGACTTGCAGTTCGTGGCGCAGGCGCCGGCCGGGGCGCAGATACAGCTCAGCGATGAGTCGGTGGACCTGCGATGGTGGCCGATCGACGCGTTGCCGGCCGGCTCCGACGACGCGCTGGCCTACCTCGTCGGCCGCGCTCACACGTCGCTGGAGTAA
- the cofD gene encoding 2-phospho-L-lactate transferase: MKVTVLVGGVGGARFLLGVQQLLGLGQFASASAPAGDHELTAIVNIGDDAWMHGVRICPDLDTCMYTLGGGVDPERGWGHRDETWHAKEELAAYGVQPDWFQLGDRDLATHLVRSQMLRAGYPLSEVTAALCDRWQPGARLLPVSDDRCETHVVITDPADDSQRAIHFQEWWVRYRAQLPTHSFAFVGAEKAKATAEVTDAVAYADVVLVAPSNPVVSVGAILAVPGIRAALRSTDAPVVGYSPIIGGKPLRGMADACLDVIGVESTADAVGRYYGARAGTGILDCWLVHEGDHADIDGVAVRSVPLLMTAPKATAEMVSAGLELAGVAV; the protein is encoded by the coding sequence GTGAAGGTCACGGTTCTGGTCGGCGGGGTTGGCGGCGCCCGCTTCCTGCTCGGCGTCCAACAGCTGCTCGGTCTGGGCCAATTCGCTTCCGCGTCAGCGCCGGCGGGCGATCACGAGCTGACCGCGATCGTCAACATCGGCGACGACGCCTGGATGCACGGCGTGCGCATCTGCCCCGACTTGGACACCTGCATGTACACCTTAGGTGGAGGTGTAGACCCGGAGCGGGGCTGGGGTCACCGGGACGAAACCTGGCACGCCAAAGAGGAACTCGCCGCCTACGGCGTGCAACCCGACTGGTTCCAACTGGGCGACCGCGACCTGGCCACCCACCTGGTGCGCAGTCAGATGCTGCGGGCCGGCTATCCGCTGTCCGAGGTGACCGCGGCGTTGTGCGACCGCTGGCAGCCGGGCGCGCGACTGCTGCCCGTCAGCGATGACCGCTGCGAAACGCACGTCGTCATCACCGATCCCGCCGACGACAGTCAGCGCGCGATCCACTTCCAGGAATGGTGGGTGCGCTATCGCGCGCAGCTACCGACGCACAGCTTCGCCTTCGTCGGCGCCGAAAAGGCCAAAGCGACAGCGGAAGTCACCGATGCCGTCGCATACGCCGACGTCGTCCTGGTCGCGCCGTCGAACCCGGTGGTGAGCGTCGGCGCGATCCTGGCCGTACCCGGTATCCGCGCGGCGCTGCGATCCACTGACGCTCCCGTCGTCGGCTACTCCCCGATCATCGGCGGAAAGCCGTTGCGCGGGATGGCCGATGCGTGTCTGGACGTGATCGGCGTGGAGTCGACCGCCGACGCGGTGGGGCGGTACTACGGCGCGCGGGCAGGCACCGGCATCCTGGACTGCTGGCTGGTTCATGAAGGCGATCACGCCGACATCGACGGCGTCGCGGTGCGTTCCGTGCCGTTGCTGATGACCGCCCCGAAGGCCACCGCCGAGATGGTGAGCGCGGGCCTGGAGCTTGCGGGCGTGGCGGTATGA
- a CDS encoding metallopeptidase family protein: MRGPLLPPTVPGWRSRSERFDMAVLEAYEPIERRWQERLSGLDVAVDEIPRISAKDPDSVQWPPEVVADGPIALARLIGAGVDVRGSATRARVVLFRKPIERRAKDTVELAELLHEILVAQVATYLDVEPSVIDPTLDDE, translated from the coding sequence ATGCGGGGCCCACTGCTGCCGCCGACGGTGCCCGGATGGCGCAGCCGTTCCGAACGTTTCGACATGGCTGTGCTCGAGGCTTATGAGCCCATCGAGCGTCGGTGGCAGGAGCGCCTCTCCGGGCTCGATGTGGCGGTCGATGAGATCCCCCGGATCTCGGCGAAGGATCCCGATAGCGTGCAGTGGCCGCCGGAGGTGGTCGCGGACGGGCCGATTGCGTTGGCCAGGTTGATCGGCGCCGGCGTCGATGTTCGCGGAAGCGCGACGCGCGCACGAGTTGTGTTGTTCCGCAAGCCGATCGAGCGGCGCGCGAAGGACACGGTTGAATTGGCTGAGTTGCTGCATGAAATTTTGGTGGCTCAGGTGGCCACCTATCTGGACGTCGAACCTTCGGTCATCGACCCGACGCTCGACGACGAATAG
- a CDS encoding glycosyltransferase family 2 protein, producing the protein MVTVTYSPGKHLDRFLASLSHATARPVSVLMADNGSTDGAPEAAVQRYPDVRLFSTGSNLGYGSAVNRAIEQVGDADEWIIVANPDVQWGPGSIDALLDAAARWPRAGALGPLIHDPDGSVYPSARHLPSLVRGGLHAVVGPFWKGNPWSTTYRQERLDPSERPVGWLSGSCLLVRRAAFEQIGGFDERYFMYMEDVDLGDRLGKAGWLNVYVPSAEVLHHKGHATARASAHNLAAHHKSTYTYLADRHPGPWRAPLRWAFRAGLAARVRLMTRKDKERLQ; encoded by the coding sequence GTGGTCACGGTGACCTATTCACCGGGCAAGCATTTGGACCGGTTCCTGGCATCGCTGTCGCATGCGACCGCGCGGCCTGTCAGCGTGCTCATGGCCGACAACGGCTCCACCGACGGCGCACCCGAGGCCGCGGTCCAGCGCTACCCGGACGTGCGACTGTTCTCCACCGGATCCAACCTCGGTTACGGCAGCGCGGTGAACCGCGCGATCGAACAGGTGGGGGACGCCGACGAGTGGATCATCGTGGCCAACCCCGACGTGCAGTGGGGCCCCGGCAGCATCGACGCGCTGCTGGACGCCGCGGCCCGGTGGCCGCGGGCGGGTGCCCTCGGTCCGCTGATCCACGACCCGGACGGGTCGGTGTACCCGTCGGCGCGCCATCTCCCGAGCCTGGTCCGCGGCGGCCTGCACGCGGTAGTCGGACCGTTCTGGAAAGGCAACCCGTGGTCGACGACCTACCGCCAGGAGCGGCTGGACCCCAGCGAGCGACCGGTCGGCTGGCTGTCCGGATCGTGTCTGCTGGTGCGCCGCGCGGCATTCGAGCAGATCGGCGGTTTCGACGAGCGCTACTTCATGTACATGGAAGACGTCGACCTGGGTGATCGCCTGGGCAAGGCGGGCTGGCTCAATGTCTATGTGCCGTCCGCCGAAGTGCTGCACCACAAGGGGCACGCCACCGCGCGGGCGTCGGCGCACAACTTGGCGGCACACCACAAGAGCACCTACACCTATCTCGCCGACCGGCATCCCGGACCGTGGCGCGCGCCGCTGCGCTGGGCCTTCCGGGCCGGCCTGGCGGCGCGGGTGCGGCTGATGACGCGAAAAGACAAGGAGCGGCTCCAATGA
- the manB gene encoding mannose-1-phosphate guanylyltransferase, with protein sequence MTEADAVVLVGGKGTRLRPLTLSAPKPMLPTAGLPFLTHLLSRIAAAGIEHVVLGTSYKPKVFEAEFGDGSKLGLQIEYVTEEDPLGTGGGIANVADHLRHDTVLVFNGDVLSGCDLGQLLAYHHEQQADVTMHLVRVGDPRAFGCVPTENGRVTAFLEKTQDPPTDQINAGCYVFTREIIDRIPRGREVSVEREVFPALLSEGVKVCGYVDTSYWRDMGTPEDFVRGSADLVRGIAPSPALGGHRGEQLVHDGAAVSPGAVIIGGTVVGRGAEIGPGARLDGAVIFDGVRIEAGSVIERSIIGFGARIGPRALIRDGVIGDGADIGARCELLRGARVWPGVRIPDHGIRYSSDV encoded by the coding sequence ATGACAGAAGCGGATGCAGTCGTCCTGGTCGGCGGCAAGGGAACTCGGCTCCGGCCGTTGACGTTGTCGGCGCCGAAGCCGATGCTGCCCACCGCCGGACTGCCCTTCCTCACCCATCTGCTGTCGCGGATCGCCGCCGCCGGAATCGAGCACGTGGTTCTGGGTACGTCATACAAGCCAAAGGTTTTCGAAGCCGAATTCGGCGACGGGTCGAAACTGGGCCTGCAGATCGAGTACGTGACCGAAGAGGATCCGTTGGGCACCGGTGGCGGAATCGCCAACGTCGCAGACCATCTGCGTCATGACACCGTGCTGGTGTTCAACGGTGACGTGCTGTCCGGATGCGATCTCGGCCAGCTGCTGGCGTACCACCACGAGCAGCAGGCGGACGTCACCATGCACCTGGTGCGGGTCGGCGACCCGCGGGCGTTCGGTTGCGTGCCGACCGAAAACGGTCGTGTGACAGCATTTTTGGAGAAGACTCAAGATCCGCCGACCGACCAGATCAACGCCGGCTGCTATGTGTTCACCCGCGAGATCATCGATCGCATCCCGCGGGGCCGCGAAGTGTCGGTCGAGCGTGAGGTGTTTCCGGCGCTGTTGTCCGAGGGCGTCAAGGTGTGCGGCTATGTCGACACCAGTTACTGGCGCGACATGGGCACACCGGAGGACTTCGTGCGCGGGTCGGCCGACCTCGTGCGCGGCATCGCACCCTCACCGGCGCTGGGCGGTCATCGCGGCGAGCAGTTGGTGCACGACGGTGCGGCGGTGTCGCCCGGCGCGGTGATCATCGGAGGCACTGTCGTCGGACGCGGCGCCGAGATCGGCCCCGGCGCCCGGTTGGACGGCGCGGTCATCTTCGACGGCGTGCGGATCGAGGCCGGCAGCGTCATCGAGCGGTCGATCATCGGATTCGGCGCGCGGATCGGTCCGCGGGCGCTGATCCGGGACGGCGTGATCGGCGACGGCGCCGACATCGGGGCCCGCTGCGAGCTATTGCGCGGTGCGCGGGTCTGGCCTGGCGTCCGCATTCCCGACCACGGGATCCGTTACTCCAGCGACGTGTGA
- a CDS encoding WhiB family transcriptional regulator, which yields MSYEHLRGLVGGTPHTTLGWPTMGETSRPHLSLVPDAVVDEFEATEVEADSWQDRALCAQTDPEAFFPEKGGSTREAKKICLGCEVRSECLEYALAHDERFGIWGGLSERERRRLKRGII from the coding sequence ATGTCCTATGAGCACCTTCGGGGCCTAGTAGGAGGCACCCCGCACACCACTCTCGGATGGCCGACAATGGGGGAAACCTCAAGGCCCCATTTGAGTTTGGTCCCCGATGCGGTCGTCGACGAATTCGAGGCCACAGAGGTTGAGGCCGACAGTTGGCAGGACCGGGCGTTGTGTGCTCAGACCGATCCCGAGGCGTTCTTCCCCGAGAAGGGCGGCTCCACCCGCGAGGCCAAGAAGATCTGCCTTGGCTGCGAGGTGCGGAGTGAATGCCTCGAGTACGCCTTGGCCCACGACGAGCGGTTCGGCATCTGGGGCGGGCTTTCCGAACGGGAACGCCGTCGCCTCAAGCGCGGAATCATCTGA